TACAATCCTGTCTGAAGCACATTCAGATGATACAGGACCAACTCCTTTAGTTGGGGAGTTAGCTTCTGAGTTCCTTTGGATGAAACCCTTCCTTTGAACCAACTTTATTGGAGATCTTCTGCCATTCTTGCCAATACCTTTGTTAGTTTTCGAGCATTTCAGAGAGAATTTCCCTTCCAACTCTGGCAAAGAATCTTCATTATTCCTACTTGATTGCTTGACATTTTTGGTTGGCTCAGTATCATGGTTTTGCAGTGTGCTATCAGCCCAGCCTTGATCACTTATCTTGCCGGAGCACAAATCATTCCAACCATACCGGTCTTTATTCCCTTCATTATCATGATTCCTCTATAAATTTCAAACAAGAAAGGGAAAAATTGCTTAGCCAAAAGGTCTTAATCATCTGCAATCTGACAATTAACTTAATCCCATAACTATTTTTGAATTCACATTAGtctttatcaaataaattataaaacacAGATGAGCAGGAACCCAAGTCATCATTGTGCCACTAAGCTACAAACATGAAACCCAGATCAGAATGTTCACTATTcttatgaaaatcaaatatgaatagAAGAAGAAACATAAAAGAGCAAGAGAAGATCAATGAGAGTACCTCATTCACATAGGGGTTTTCAAGCTTATCATCTCTTTTGCATTCAACAAATGCATTTGGACCTGTCTTCTCACCAGAAGCCAATTCATCTATGAGTTCAGTGTTCATGAATTCCCCCAAATTCTCATCCTTGACTCTGTTGCTCTCTTCAGTATCAAGCTCCTCTTTCTCACACTGGCTTCCCTTAAAAGAAGAGCACCCGAAATCATTGAGAGTATCCGATGCTGGGGATTCATATTCATAACTTGAGAACCAGTTTCTGATGTCAGGAGGCTCTGATAGAAGACAAAATACATCCAGAAGTTCAGAACTTTTTTTACACATAATTTTTCAGTAATGCAATGTCTGTTAAGCAACCAATTGACAAAAGTATAAGCTGTTAGGACATCAAGCCAACTTGGGCTAAAACCCCAACAATGTTTGGTTGCTGGAAAAATGTGGGGaaagagaaattaaataaaaagaaaaaagaaaattaactttttaagtattataaggCCTTCACCGTTAGGACTGATCATCTGGTCAGACATGAATGCCTAGCGCAATTATTTGGCTTGGTTAAGATGGACCGTCTCGGACTTAGTactaagaaaaatgaaacaagagattttcattttcttttcttttttttcggTTTTTTGTCAGTTCTCTCGGCAGCCAAACAGATGGTACTCGTTTaattgctgagaaaatgtgaAACAGGAAAATAAACTAAATCTTTAAACCCAACATTTTCCATTGTTTGAAACCCCATAATACAAGTCCTGTCTTTGGCCTTAATTAGGTGAAATTTCACTATTAGCAGAATCTGAAATTTTCTGAGCCCCCTTTC
This DNA window, taken from Vitis vinifera cultivar Pinot Noir 40024 chromosome 2, ASM3070453v1, encodes the following:
- the LOC104881023 gene encoding uncharacterized protein LOC104881023 yields the protein MPQEEDNFDSQVLGSSFSLSLPSEPPDIRNWFSSYEYESPASDTLNDFGCSSFKGSQCEKEELDTEESNRVKDENLGEFMNTELIDELASGEKTGPNAFVECKRDDKLENPYVNERNHDNEGNKDRYGWNDLCSGKISDQGWADSTLQNHDTEPTKNVKQSSRNNEDSLPELEGKFSLKCSKTNKGIGKNGRRSPIKLVQRKGFIQRNSEANSPTKGVGPVSSECASDRIVVNGDSRKKTSLVSNDKENGGKELAENGFVSTRKNRCRGENDHNHLNKPQEFQLVSSRNTGMVLSTGEKNVGERRKVLSEKTNLQHSDVTEIAGKWKCPQKSKPDLGPPLKQLRLEQWVHRL